The following proteins come from a genomic window of Cryptomeria japonica unplaced genomic scaffold, Sugi_1.0 HiC_scaffold_201, whole genome shotgun sequence:
- the LOC131048220 gene encoding UDP-glycosyltransferase 85A2-like, whose amino-acid sequence MVPHALLIPFPAQGHINPMMQLAWKLVSHGFLLTFLNSDSNHNSILKANAPNSLHDNIRMISVPFEFPVMDTLEGVGNGMDAVEKCMGPSVIDRVIQEINAREEENKLTCIIADAWMSFGLHPLATLHKVPLAVFHTAPVSIFAIHYFITNMVSLGVVSSDGIPKQDQKTKYLPSMPPLRSGDLTWLWGGEYFFRKGTRMAQEIKHIKWILFNSFLEIEAPVVETLSKEVGVYPIGPLIPPEFLHSTASTKVLPSLRKHETECLQWLDKQCTHSVIYISFGSTGIMSEKQVEELALGLDATQRPFLWVVRSDLMKGSEAILPAGFLERVRDRGCIVSWAPQLEVLSHPSLACFVTHCGWNSVQESITMGVPMLCWPYFADQFINRTYVVDVWKLGLPLDANSQGILEKEEFLKGVEILLESEQGLEIREEARKLKGIARDTIKDGGSSWNNFNLFLTAMKRQPNE is encoded by the exons ATGGTTCCTCACGCGCTTCTCATTCCTTTTCCTGCACAGGGTCACATTAATCCCATGATGCAACTTGCCTGGAAGCTCGTCTCCCATGGTTTCCTCCTCACTTTCCTCAACTCTGACAGTAATCATAACAGCATACTCAAAGCCAACGCTCCAAATTCTTTGCATGATAACATCCGAATGATATCCGTTCCCTTTGAATTCCCAGTTATGGATACTCTGGAAGGCGTTGGAAATGGCATGGACGCAGTGGAAAAGTGCATGGGGCCTTCTGTTATTGATAGAGTAATTCAGGAAATAAATGCCAGGGAAGAAGAAAACAAGCTCACCTGTATAATTGCAGACGCCTGGATGTCCTTTGGTTTACACCCGCTAGCCACGCTTCACAAAGTTCCCCTCGCCGTTTTCCACACTGCTCCCGTTTCAATCTTCGCCATTCACTACTTCATTACCAATATGGTCTCACTTGGTGTCGTTTCATCCGATG GAATTCCAAAGCAAGATCAAAAAACAAAATATCTTCCCTCCATGCCGCCGCTGCGTTCTGGAGATCTTACGTGGTTGTGGGGAGGCGAATACTTTTTTCGGAAAGGTACTCGCATGGCACAAGAAATCAAGCACATTAAATGGATCCTCTTCAATTCTTTCTTAGAGATCGAAGCTCCAGTAGTCGAAACGTTGTCCAAAGAAGTGGGCGTGTATCCAATAGGCCCTCTAATTCCTCCTGAGTTTCTCCATAGTACGGCGAGCACGAAGGTCCTGCCAAGCTTACGGAAACATGAGACGGAATGCTTACAATGGCTAGATAAACAGTGTACCCACTCTGTGATCTACATATCCTTTGGAAGTACTGGAATTATGAGTGAAAAGCAAGTGGAAGAGCTTGCGCTGGGATTAGATGCCACACAGAGACCATTTCTGTGGGTTGTGCGCTCCGATCTGATGAAAGGAAGCGAAGCTATTTTACCTGCTGGTTTCTTGGAGCGAGTGAGAGATAGAGGTTGCATAGTTTCCTGGGCGCCACAGTTAGAGGTGTTATCTCATCCTTCCTTAGCCTGTTTTGTGACTCACTGTGGGTGGAACTCTGTGCAGGAAAGCATCACCATGGGCGTGCCTATGCTTTGTTGGCCTTATTTTGCAGACCAGTTTATTAACCGAACGTATGTTGTGGATGTGTGGAAGTTGGGTTTGCCGTTGGATGCGAATAGCCAAGGAATTCTAGAGAAGGAAgaatttttgaaaggtgtagagatTTTACTGGAATCGGAACAAGGCCTTGAGATAAGAGAGGAAGCgagaaaattgaaaggaattgCTAGGGATACAATCAAGGACGGGGGCTCTTCATGGAATAACTTTAATCTCTTTTTGACTGCCATGAAGAGACAACCAAATGAATGA